In Curtobacterium sp. MCPF17_002, one genomic interval encodes:
- a CDS encoding holo-ACP synthase, with protein sequence MIIGIGVDVVDLERFGRVLDRTPAMRTRLFTPAELVRDGEPRPIASLAARFAAKEALIKAFGSSAGLSWQDLEVVSDDQRNPSLTLRRGAQQVAEARGVGSVHLSLSHDGGIATAFVVLEGDQQ encoded by the coding sequence ATGATCATCGGCATCGGTGTCGACGTCGTCGACCTGGAGCGGTTCGGGCGTGTGCTCGACCGCACGCCGGCGATGCGCACGCGGCTCTTCACCCCCGCCGAACTGGTGCGGGACGGGGAACCGCGCCCGATCGCCTCGCTCGCCGCACGGTTCGCGGCGAAGGAGGCCCTGATCAAGGCCTTCGGGTCGAGTGCCGGACTGAGCTGGCAGGACCTCGAGGTCGTCTCGGACGACCAGCGGAACCCGTCGCTCACGCTGCGCCGCGGAGCGCAACAGGTGGCGGAGGCACGTGGCGTCGGGTCCGTGCACCTGTCGCTCTCGCACGACGGCGGGATCGCGACCGCGTTCGTCGTCCTGGAAGGGGACCAACAGTGA
- the alr gene encoding alanine racemase: protein MSAFTGITLDREALIANYATVAERVAPSGVIAVVKANGYGHGAAEAAQAFVDAGAEWLGVADIDEAVALRQAGIDEGVRILAWLHAPDEDFRRAARYGVTPAVSSASQLAAAADSEVPAVHICVDTGLSRNGAVESEWAELFATAGRLARSGARTRVEGLMSHLSNASRTDDLDQDAALQRALDGLAANGIVPDVVHLAASAASIAVPETRHDLARVGLALYGLSPFPDRTSADLGLRPAMRVTAAVLRTVPVRAGEGVSYGYTWRAEADTRLAVIGLGYADGFDRDFGNRVSVRIGDRTFPIVGRVAMNAMHVDVGDADVEIGDEAVLWGDPANGDPAVEDWAAAVGTINYEVVARVGRSVERRTT from the coding sequence GTGAGTGCGTTCACCGGCATCACGCTCGACCGAGAAGCCCTGATCGCCAACTACGCGACGGTCGCCGAACGGGTCGCGCCGTCCGGCGTCATCGCGGTCGTCAAGGCGAACGGGTACGGCCACGGTGCCGCCGAGGCCGCGCAGGCCTTCGTGGACGCCGGTGCGGAGTGGCTCGGCGTCGCGGACATCGACGAGGCCGTCGCCCTGCGGCAGGCGGGCATCGACGAGGGGGTCCGCATCCTCGCGTGGCTGCACGCCCCCGACGAGGACTTCCGCCGCGCTGCCCGGTACGGCGTCACGCCGGCGGTGTCGAGCGCATCGCAGCTGGCGGCCGCCGCGGACTCCGAGGTCCCCGCGGTGCACATCTGCGTCGACACCGGCCTCAGCCGCAACGGCGCCGTCGAGTCCGAGTGGGCCGAGCTCTTCGCCACCGCGGGTCGTCTCGCCCGGAGCGGCGCCCGAACGCGTGTCGAGGGCCTCATGTCACACCTGTCGAACGCCTCGCGGACGGACGACCTCGACCAGGACGCCGCACTGCAACGAGCGCTCGACGGCCTCGCCGCGAACGGGATCGTGCCGGACGTGGTGCACCTCGCCGCCAGCGCCGCGAGCATCGCCGTCCCCGAGACCCGGCACGACCTCGCGCGGGTCGGGCTCGCGCTGTACGGCCTCAGCCCCTTCCCCGACCGGACGTCGGCGGACCTCGGCCTCCGGCCCGCGATGCGGGTCACGGCCGCGGTGCTCCGGACCGTGCCGGTGCGCGCGGGCGAGGGCGTCAGTTACGGCTACACCTGGCGGGCCGAGGCCGACACCCGTCTCGCCGTCATCGGGCTCGGCTACGCCGACGGCTTCGACCGCGACTTCGGCAACCGCGTCTCGGTCCGGATCGGGGACCGGACGTTCCCGATCGTCGGCCGTGTGGCGATGAACGCGATGCACGTCGACGTCGGCGACGCGGACGTGGAGATCGGCGACGAGGCCGTGCTCTGGGGCGACCCGGCGAACGGCGACCCCGCGGTGGAGGACTGGGCCGCCGCGGTCGGCACGATCAACTACGAGGTGGTCGCCCGGGTCGGCCGCAGCGTGGAACGGAGGACGACGTGA
- the tsaB gene encoding tRNA (adenosine(37)-N6)-threonylcarbamoyltransferase complex dimerization subunit type 1 TsaB produces the protein MLLAIDTSAGTSVAVVDPATGQALATRSTEDSRRHAEVIGPFLAEVLAESGITGADVTGVVAGMGPGPFTGLRVGIAAARTFAAARGVPVLPLVSHDAVAADQRAAGQDGPYVVLTDARRREVYWSAYDGTGARVAGPGLAKPADLDEAIRASRPEAVDWDRVTVTSIPAWRLGALAVDRLASGTPFADDTPLYLRDPDVTMPGAPKRVKQ, from the coding sequence GTGCTGCTCGCGATCGACACCTCCGCCGGGACCTCCGTCGCCGTCGTGGACCCGGCGACCGGCCAGGCGCTCGCGACCCGCAGCACCGAGGACAGCCGCCGTCACGCCGAGGTGATCGGTCCGTTCCTCGCCGAGGTCCTCGCCGAGTCGGGCATCACCGGCGCCGACGTCACGGGCGTCGTCGCCGGCATGGGCCCCGGCCCCTTCACCGGCCTGCGCGTCGGCATCGCCGCCGCCCGCACCTTCGCCGCGGCACGCGGCGTCCCCGTCCTGCCCCTCGTCAGCCACGATGCGGTCGCCGCCGACCAGCGGGCGGCGGGCCAGGACGGCCCGTACGTCGTCCTGACGGACGCCCGCCGGCGCGAGGTCTACTGGAGCGCGTACGACGGAACGGGCGCGCGGGTCGCGGGCCCGGGCCTCGCCAAGCCGGCCGATCTCGACGAGGCGATCCGCGCCTCCAGGCCCGAAGCGGTGGACTGGGACCGCGTGACGGTCACGTCCATCCCCGCCTGGAGGCTCGGCGCACTCGCCGTGGACCGGCTCGCCTCCGGCACGCCCTTCGCCGACGACACCCCGCTCTACCTGCGCGATCCCGACGTCACCATGCCGGGCGCACCGAAACGGGTCAAGCAGTGA
- the rimI gene encoding ribosomal protein S18-alanine N-acetyltransferase encodes MTLPDGLRLRRAHPHDLDEVMWLEHASFPTDAWSASQMSGELYSPHGYYIVVETTGDGAPTVVGAPSIVGYAGLSSLSGNPVADVQTIAVAADQRGKGIGRVLFTELLDEAARRGVHEVFLEVRADNPVAQAMYTAFGFERIAVRPRYYQPDGVDAWVMRAELARRATDGPGPIGQETLDERD; translated from the coding sequence GTGACCCTGCCCGACGGGCTGCGCCTGCGGCGCGCCCACCCGCATGACCTCGACGAGGTGATGTGGCTCGAGCACGCCTCGTTCCCGACCGATGCGTGGTCGGCGTCGCAGATGTCCGGCGAGTTGTACTCGCCGCACGGGTACTACATCGTCGTCGAGACCACCGGGGACGGAGCGCCGACGGTCGTCGGCGCTCCGTCCATCGTCGGCTACGCAGGACTCTCGTCGCTCTCGGGCAACCCCGTGGCCGACGTGCAGACGATCGCGGTCGCCGCCGACCAGCGGGGGAAGGGCATCGGCCGGGTGCTGTTCACCGAACTGCTCGACGAGGCGGCACGTCGCGGCGTGCACGAGGTGTTCCTCGAGGTCCGCGCCGACAATCCAGTCGCCCAGGCGATGTACACGGCGTTTGGGTTCGAACGGATCGCGGTGCGGCCGCGCTACTACCAGCCGGACGGGGTCGACGCGTGGGTGATGCGGGCGGAGCTCGCGCGCCGCGCCACGGACGGCCCGGGACCGATCGGACAGGAGACCCTCGATGAGCGCGACTGA
- the tsaD gene encoding tRNA (adenosine(37)-N6)-threonylcarbamoyltransferase complex transferase subunit TsaD — MSATEPLVLGIETSCDETGVGIVRGSTLLANVIASSMEEHARYGGVVPEVAARAHLEAMTPTLEAALEQAGVTLDELDAVAVTAGPGLAGALMVGVGAAKALAVATGKPLYGVNHLVGHVGADVLRADGSEIDLPTIALLVSGGHTSLLLVRDLVGDVELLGETIDDAAGEAFDKVARLLGLPYPGGPQIDRAAADGDPTAIRFPRGLTLPKDMAAHRYDFSFSGLKTAVARWVERCRDEGREVPVADVAASFREAVVDVLITKALNACRDTGVDRLLLGGGVVANARLRSVAAERCAAAGVELRIPPLDLCTDNGAMIAAIGARLVAEGHAPSDLGIAADSTLPVTTVQV, encoded by the coding sequence ATGAGCGCGACTGAACCACTGGTGCTCGGCATCGAGACGAGCTGCGACGAGACCGGCGTGGGCATCGTGCGCGGCAGCACCCTGCTCGCGAACGTGATCGCGTCGAGCATGGAGGAGCACGCCCGCTACGGCGGCGTCGTGCCGGAGGTCGCCGCGCGTGCGCACCTCGAGGCGATGACCCCGACGCTCGAAGCGGCACTCGAGCAGGCGGGTGTCACGCTCGACGAGCTGGACGCGGTCGCGGTGACGGCAGGCCCGGGCCTCGCCGGCGCGCTCATGGTCGGCGTCGGTGCCGCGAAGGCGCTCGCCGTGGCCACCGGCAAGCCGCTGTACGGCGTCAACCACCTGGTCGGACACGTCGGGGCCGACGTCCTCCGCGCCGACGGCAGCGAGATCGACCTGCCGACGATCGCGCTGCTGGTCTCCGGCGGGCACACGTCCCTGCTGCTCGTGCGCGACCTCGTCGGCGACGTCGAGCTCCTCGGCGAGACGATCGACGACGCCGCGGGCGAAGCGTTCGACAAGGTGGCACGGCTGCTCGGCCTGCCCTACCCGGGCGGGCCGCAGATCGACCGGGCCGCTGCCGACGGCGACCCGACGGCGATCCGGTTCCCGCGCGGCCTGACGCTGCCGAAGGACATGGCCGCGCACCGCTACGACTTCTCGTTCTCCGGCCTCAAGACCGCGGTCGCGCGCTGGGTGGAGCGCTGTCGCGACGAGGGCCGCGAGGTCCCGGTCGCCGACGTGGCGGCCAGCTTCCGCGAAGCCGTGGTGGACGTCCTCATCACCAAGGCGCTGAACGCCTGCCGCGACACCGGGGTGGACCGGCTGCTGCTCGGCGGCGGTGTCGTGGCGAACGCCCGGCTCCGCTCGGTCGCGGCCGAGCGGTGTGCGGCCGCCGGGGTCGAGCTCCGGATCCCACCGCTCGACCTCTGCACCGACAACGGCGCCATGATCGCGGCGATCGGTGCGCGGCTCGTCGCCGAGGGCCACGCGCCGAGCGACCTCGGGATCGCAGCGGACTCGACGCTGCCGGTCACGACCGTCCAGGTCTGA
- the alr gene encoding alanine racemase yields MNAPLRRAEIDLDAYRANLDLVREWMDPVEVMAIMKADAYGHGLEPIALAAVDAGIRWIGVLTVPAALRLRSIGVGEDVHLFTWQHDPALDFRDAIDSAVDLGVSNVAELQRVIDAVDQRPARVHLGVDSGLHRDGATLEAWPGLVSLAVDAQRAGRIEVVAAYTHLAESSDEDDASAVALFDAAVEQAEDLGLDVPMEHVAASLAGLERKEFRKDMVRMGANLFGIPGADGVSASDLGLEPVMTLTASVAKTKRVPVDTGVSYDYTYRTANETTLALVPVGYADGVPRLAQGRIEVTIGGTRYPIAGRVAMDQFLVDVGDDDVQVGDTVVLFGTGEHDEMTVLEWGRALGTIGEEIVCRIGTRVPRVYEGHRVEGHVAEYLRGERP; encoded by the coding sequence GTGAACGCGCCGCTGCGCCGGGCCGAGATCGACCTCGATGCCTACCGCGCCAACCTCGACCTGGTCCGTGAGTGGATGGACCCCGTCGAGGTGATGGCGATCATGAAGGCCGACGCCTACGGGCACGGCCTCGAACCGATCGCGCTCGCCGCCGTCGACGCCGGCATCCGCTGGATCGGGGTGCTCACGGTCCCCGCCGCCCTGCGGCTGCGGTCGATCGGCGTCGGCGAGGACGTGCACCTCTTCACGTGGCAGCACGACCCGGCCCTCGACTTCCGCGACGCCATCGACTCCGCGGTGGACCTCGGCGTCTCGAACGTCGCTGAACTGCAGCGCGTGATCGACGCCGTCGACCAGCGTCCGGCGCGGGTGCACCTCGGCGTCGACTCCGGGCTGCACCGTGACGGCGCCACCCTCGAGGCCTGGCCCGGGCTGGTGTCCCTCGCCGTCGACGCCCAGCGCGCCGGCCGGATCGAGGTCGTCGCCGCGTACACGCACCTCGCCGAGTCCTCGGACGAGGACGACGCGTCCGCGGTCGCCCTCTTCGACGCCGCCGTGGAGCAGGCCGAGGACCTCGGGCTCGACGTCCCGATGGAGCACGTCGCCGCCTCGCTCGCCGGCCTGGAGCGCAAGGAGTTCCGGAAGGACATGGTCCGGATGGGTGCCAACCTGTTCGGCATCCCCGGGGCCGACGGGGTCTCGGCGTCGGACCTCGGTCTCGAACCCGTGATGACCCTGACCGCCTCGGTCGCGAAGACGAAGCGGGTGCCCGTCGACACGGGTGTCTCGTACGACTACACGTACCGGACCGCCAACGAGACGACCCTCGCCCTCGTGCCCGTCGGCTACGCGGACGGTGTGCCGCGACTCGCACAGGGCCGGATCGAGGTCACCATCGGCGGCACCCGCTACCCGATCGCCGGTCGCGTCGCGATGGACCAGTTCCTGGTGGACGTCGGCGACGACGACGTGCAAGTTGGGGACACCGTGGTGCTGTTCGGCACCGGCGAGCACGACGAGATGACCGTCCTCGAGTGGGGTCGGGCGCTCGGCACCATCGGCGAGGAGATCGTCTGCCGGATCGGCACCCGTGTGCCGCGGGTCTACGAGGGGCACCGCGTCGAGGGCCACGTCGCCGAGTACCTGCGGGGCGAGCGGCCGTGA
- a CDS encoding DUF4190 domain-containing protein, which translates to MSDQNQWPKPGETNPEGDASANQPQGTQPDAGQPQQYGASAPEAPASAPAPTDPWAQSGQGSAAQGVSGGYAAPQNPYAAPSQPSGQSGQYGQQNPYAAPGQQSGQQYGQPGAGAPQNPYAAPGQQYGQQYGEPGGAPQNPYAAPGQQNPYAAPGQQNPYAPAGYQPYAQRPKTNTLAILSIVFAFGGIIIWPLVILTSPAGAIMGHIALGKIKQSGEGGRGLALAGVIGGWILTGLFILIVGLIVVLGSIAGSYSSDYDSGYNSGAFVL; encoded by the coding sequence GTGTCCGATCAGAACCAGTGGCCGAAGCCGGGCGAGACGAATCCGGAGGGGGACGCGTCCGCGAACCAGCCGCAGGGCACGCAGCCCGACGCCGGGCAGCCGCAGCAGTACGGCGCGTCGGCACCCGAGGCTCCGGCATCAGCACCTGCGCCGACCGACCCGTGGGCACAGTCCGGGCAGGGCTCGGCCGCGCAGGGCGTCTCCGGCGGGTACGCGGCACCGCAGAACCCGTACGCAGCACCGAGCCAGCCGAGTGGCCAGAGCGGCCAGTACGGCCAGCAGAACCCGTACGCAGCCCCGGGTCAGCAGTCCGGCCAGCAGTACGGCCAGCCGGGCGCCGGCGCCCCGCAGAACCCGTACGCGGCCCCCGGCCAGCAGTACGGTCAGCAGTATGGCGAGCCGGGCGGCGCCCCGCAGAACCCGTACGCCGCCCCAGGCCAGCAGAACCCGTACGCGGCCCCCGGCCAGCAGAACCCCTACGCCCCCGCCGGCTACCAGCCCTACGCCCAGCGCCCGAAGACGAACACGCTGGCGATCCTCTCGATCGTCTTCGCGTTCGGCGGCATCATCATCTGGCCGCTCGTCATCCTGACCAGCCCCGCCGGCGCGATCATGGGCCACATCGCCCTCGGCAAGATCAAGCAGTCGGGCGAGGGCGGCCGCGGCCTGGCGCTCGCCGGGGTCATCGGCGGCTGGATCCTGACGGGCCTGTTCATCCTCATCGTCGGGCTCATCGTGGTCCTCGGCTCGATCGCAGGGTCGTACTCGTCGGACTACGACTCCGGGTACAACTCGGGCGCCTTCGTCCTCTGA
- the tsaE gene encoding tRNA (adenosine(37)-N6)-threonylcarbamoyltransferase complex ATPase subunit type 1 TsaE produces MTESARVLLDTTVATTDEMGALGARLAAVLRAGDLVVLTGPLGAGKTTLTRGLGAALGARGQVSSPTFVLARTHPTTAGPDLVHVDAYRLSDPLELDDLDLDWDASIVVVEWGRGFVDGITDSVLDVEIIRATGADAPATDDVDPDDVPDEPRRVVVTGTGPRWDDAAL; encoded by the coding sequence GTGACCGAGTCGGCCCGTGTGCTGCTCGACACCACCGTCGCGACCACCGACGAGATGGGCGCCCTCGGGGCACGTCTGGCCGCGGTGCTCCGGGCCGGTGACCTCGTCGTGCTCACCGGACCGCTCGGCGCCGGCAAGACCACGCTGACCCGCGGTCTCGGTGCCGCGCTCGGTGCCCGGGGACAGGTGTCGAGCCCGACGTTCGTCCTCGCCCGCACCCACCCGACGACCGCCGGCCCGGACCTCGTGCACGTGGACGCGTACCGGTTGTCCGACCCGCTCGAGCTCGACGACCTCGACCTCGACTGGGACGCGTCGATCGTCGTGGTCGAGTGGGGCCGGGGTTTCGTCGACGGCATCACCGACAGTGTCCTCGACGTCGAGATCATCCGTGCGACCGGAGCGGACGCGCCCGCCACCGACGACGTCGACCCGGACGACGTCCCCGACGAACCCCGTCGTGTGGTCGTCACGGGCACGGGTCCGCGCTGGGACGACGCCGCCCTCTGA
- a CDS encoding glycoside hydrolase family 43 protein: MSPRRRRWGVVAGVAAAALAIGGLSAAPAVAETARTSFTPGQQWNDDTGQPIQGHGGQVVTAEDAAGKTIYYWYGEDRVNGYSDTRGVHVYSSYDLYNWKDQGLALRTMTNRSDFADPYFSALYGGYDSAQQDAVYRDLGVTAPSATRPGAILERPKVIHNARTGQWVMWVHADGPTDTSDAQYAKATAGVAVSDSPTGPFRYIDSYRLDHVAADDPTNHQPNSPGMARDMNLFVDDDGTAYIVYASEENLTLYISKLDADYTNLSADPAEAVEGVDFRRPQPWIGGQREAPALAKVDGTYYLVTSGATGWAPNAAAYATATDLLGTWTAHGNPATGTGADTTCNSQSTSLLDLGGGRVLYIGDRWNNATDLETAPSVWLPVTFGEGGAMSFSCDTTSWTLDDLQPSTIWTVTTAVPGQATLGDTKVLPKRVTVQEDGAERTHTVRWAKDALATAGEQTVTGTLDDGRTFTRPVTVLPERLSYFVDAGGQGTADYAADLAFAKHRGDRLVNTAADQRFGVDPGSRAHWGYFGTTGGTSGTSGGTVTSTVRWQADATDLEYALGGLGKGKYRVDVGFWDPWTKSAPGRAAAVSVDGTTVAKDQVIDGTFRTLSTTTKVGSDGIVDLRIAPATKYGVQVSWIMVSKG, from the coding sequence ATGTCGCCGAGGCGACGCCGATGGGGTGTGGTGGCCGGGGTCGCCGCCGCCGCACTCGCGATCGGGGGGCTCTCCGCAGCGCCCGCCGTCGCGGAGACCGCACGCACGTCCTTCACACCGGGTCAGCAGTGGAACGACGACACCGGTCAACCGATCCAAGGGCACGGCGGCCAGGTGGTCACCGCCGAGGACGCCGCGGGGAAGACGATCTACTACTGGTACGGCGAGGACCGGGTCAACGGGTACAGCGACACCCGCGGTGTGCACGTGTACTCGTCCTACGACCTGTACAACTGGAAGGACCAGGGCCTCGCGCTCCGGACCATGACGAACCGGTCGGACTTCGCCGACCCGTACTTCTCGGCGCTCTACGGCGGGTACGACTCCGCACAGCAGGACGCCGTCTACCGCGACCTCGGCGTCACCGCCCCGAGTGCCACGCGTCCCGGTGCGATCCTGGAACGGCCGAAGGTCATCCACAACGCGCGCACCGGCCAGTGGGTGATGTGGGTGCACGCCGACGGACCGACCGACACCTCGGACGCGCAGTACGCGAAGGCCACGGCCGGGGTCGCCGTCTCCGACTCCCCGACGGGACCGTTCCGGTACATCGACTCGTACCGGTTGGACCACGTCGCCGCGGACGACCCGACGAACCACCAGCCGAACAGTCCCGGCATGGCCCGGGACATGAACCTGTTCGTCGACGACGACGGGACCGCGTACATCGTCTACGCGTCCGAGGAGAACCTCACCCTCTACATCTCGAAGCTCGACGCGGACTACACCAACCTGTCCGCGGACCCGGCGGAAGCGGTGGAGGGCGTTGACTTCCGGCGGCCGCAGCCGTGGATCGGCGGGCAGCGGGAGGCCCCCGCGCTCGCCAAGGTCGACGGCACGTACTACCTCGTCACCTCGGGGGCGACGGGTTGGGCACCGAACGCCGCCGCCTACGCCACCGCGACGGACCTGCTCGGCACGTGGACCGCACACGGGAACCCGGCGACCGGCACCGGCGCGGACACGACGTGCAACTCGCAGAGCACCTCCCTGCTCGACCTCGGCGGCGGACGGGTCCTGTACATCGGCGACCGGTGGAACAACGCCACGGACCTCGAGACGGCTCCGTCGGTCTGGCTGCCGGTGACGTTCGGCGAGGGCGGCGCGATGTCCTTCTCGTGCGACACGACCTCGTGGACCCTCGACGACCTCCAGCCATCGACCATCTGGACCGTCACCACGGCCGTCCCCGGGCAGGCCACACTCGGCGACACGAAGGTGCTGCCGAAGCGGGTCACGGTGCAGGAGGACGGTGCGGAGCGGACGCACACGGTGCGCTGGGCGAAGGACGCCCTCGCGACTGCCGGCGAGCAGACCGTGACCGGGACGCTCGACGACGGACGGACCTTCACCCGCCCGGTGACCGTCCTCCCCGAGCGGCTGTCGTACTTCGTCGACGCCGGCGGCCAGGGCACCGCCGACTACGCCGCGGACCTCGCCTTCGCGAAGCACCGCGGTGACCGGCTCGTCAACACCGCCGCCGACCAGCGCTTCGGCGTCGATCCCGGCAGCCGCGCGCACTGGGGGTACTTCGGCACGACCGGTGGGACCTCCGGTACGAGCGGCGGCACCGTGACCAGTACGGTGCGCTGGCAGGCGGATGCGACGGACCTGGAGTACGCACTCGGCGGCCTCGGCAAGGGGAAGTACCGCGTCGACGTCGGCTTCTGGGACCCTTGGACGAAGAGCGCCCCGGGCCGAGCCGCTGCCGTGAGCGTCGACGGGACGACGGTCGCGAAGGACCAGGTCATCGACGGCACCTTCCGCACCCTCTCGACGACCACGAAGGTGGGCTCCGACGGCATCGTGGACCTGCGCATCGCGCCGGCGACGAAGTACGGGGTCCAGGTCAGCTGGATCATGGTCTCGAAGGGCTGA
- a CDS encoding class I SAM-dependent methyltransferase yields the protein MEADDLAQLLTPEGMALLDRTPAVSDGGEIVRVVARLRSEGHDPGLVAAVLNQAKLRQKARGKFGDFAARMLFTEAGLEQATRLQVAAQHAGRFAAAGLTRVADLGCGIGGDAMAMAALDLDVTAVDRDEVTAAVATHNLALWPNARVELGDAASFDLSSVDGVWMDPARRTAGHSDTRRLADPDDWSPSLDTVFAAATTTPTGVKLGPGVDRDLIPDTAEAQWTSVDREVVELALWFGPLARPGIRRAATVIGPHGIAELVGAADSDDVEVGPLGAYLYEPDGAVIRARLIGDLARSIDGRMLSDGIAYISSDQAVSTPFAQGFRVVDTMPLDVKKLAARLAADDIGTVEIKKRGVDVDPAQFRKRLRLRGSGRVTLVLTRLEGRHTAVLCERLTDVAG from the coding sequence GTGGAAGCCGACGACCTCGCCCAGCTGCTCACCCCGGAGGGGATGGCCCTGCTCGACCGTACCCCGGCCGTCTCGGACGGCGGTGAGATCGTGAGGGTCGTCGCGCGCCTGCGCTCCGAGGGGCACGATCCCGGGCTCGTCGCGGCCGTCCTCAACCAGGCCAAGCTCCGGCAGAAGGCCCGCGGGAAGTTCGGCGACTTCGCCGCCCGCATGCTCTTCACCGAGGCGGGCCTCGAGCAGGCGACGCGGCTGCAGGTCGCCGCACAGCACGCCGGACGCTTCGCCGCCGCCGGGCTGACGCGCGTGGCGGACCTCGGCTGCGGCATCGGTGGGGACGCGATGGCGATGGCCGCACTCGACCTCGACGTCACCGCAGTCGACCGCGACGAGGTCACCGCCGCCGTCGCCACCCACAACCTCGCGCTCTGGCCGAACGCCCGGGTCGAGCTCGGCGACGCAGCGTCGTTCGACCTGTCGTCGGTGGACGGCGTCTGGATGGACCCGGCCCGTCGGACCGCGGGGCACTCGGACACCCGCCGTCTCGCCGATCCGGACGACTGGTCACCGTCGCTCGACACCGTGTTCGCGGCCGCGACGACCACCCCCACCGGTGTGAAGCTCGGACCGGGGGTCGACCGCGACCTCATCCCGGACACGGCCGAGGCGCAGTGGACGTCCGTCGACCGTGAGGTCGTCGAGCTCGCCCTCTGGTTCGGCCCCCTGGCACGACCGGGCATCCGACGTGCGGCCACCGTGATCGGACCCCACGGCATCGCCGAACTGGTCGGCGCTGCCGACTCGGACGACGTGGAGGTCGGCCCGCTCGGCGCGTACCTCTACGAGCCCGACGGGGCCGTCATCCGTGCACGGCTCATCGGCGACCTCGCCCGGTCGATCGACGGCCGCATGCTCTCCGACGGCATCGCGTACATCAGCTCCGACCAGGCCGTCAGTACGCCGTTCGCCCAGGGGTTCCGCGTGGTCGACACCATGCCCCTCGACGTGAAGAAGCTCGCCGCCCGCCTCGCCGCCGATGACATCGGCACCGTCGAGATCAAGAAGCGCGGCGTCGACGTCGACCCGGCGCAGTTCCGGAAGCGGCTGCGGCTGCGTGGCAGCGGTCGCGTCACACTCGTGCTCACCCGCCTGGAGGGACGCCACACCGCGGTCCTGTGCGAGCGACTCACCGACGTGGCCGGGTAG
- the groES gene encoding co-chaperone GroES, which yields MAVSIKPLEDRIVIRQVEAEQTTASGLVIPDTAKEKPQEGEVVAVGPGRIDDNGNRVPLDVAVGDKVIYSKYGGTEVKYSGEDLLVLSARDVLAVIEN from the coding sequence GTGGCCGTCAGCATCAAGCCGCTCGAGGATCGCATCGTCATCCGCCAGGTCGAGGCGGAGCAGACCACCGCTTCCGGTCTGGTCATCCCGGACACCGCGAAGGAGAAGCCCCAGGAGGGCGAGGTCGTCGCCGTGGGACCGGGTCGTATCGACGACAACGGCAACCGCGTCCCGCTGGACGTCGCCGTGGGTGACAAGGTCATCTACTCGAAGTACGGCGGCACCGAGGTCAAGTACTCGGGCGAGGACCTCCTCGTCCTCTCGGCCCGCGACGTGCTCGCGGTCATCGAGAACTGA